The Akkermansia sp. N21116 genome includes a region encoding these proteins:
- a CDS encoding sulfatase-like hydrolase/transferase: MNRPLVRYILPVFLGSACVMLSRKIRPGKKDLPNILLFAVDSLGWQDTSVPFSCCDGLPEAMPLNSFYNTPGMELLAQHGVRMTHAYGACDERSGVVSLMSGLDPARFTGLSPDTEIVLQNMCSPGGKTDAVRMADLAHLMKKGGYRTIVSGSTEEEKQHGFDVRRSTEDESGLHEEIGRAVHEGIPFFACVRRNVHSMMGSSVRHEGSLPELEENIKVEGDALLRYASSVETMDASLRGLLQCLEDLGAAGRTLVLFVPLSGGDSPIQKSLAGNVSWVEEVGAVAPLRGRKYSRYEGGGRVPMIVSWAEPDPQEPCQQALPIVPDSVQEAIVSVQDILPTLAAVAGVKVHERVDGYNIADYLSGASEGERPQWIVRHFPFSHPYGRFYTSLRIREWKVIYNYYDDYAETGNPAWQLFNLKTDPSESRNLADDPSCTKLLSVMSGKLAAYLECIHAPHPFLTDPESPRVNGRRTVTGTAVIRFPGDTGAGVQAG, from the coding sequence ATGAACCGTCCTCTTGTTCGTTATATCCTGCCTGTTTTCCTGGGTTCCGCTTGTGTGATGCTTTCCCGGAAAATCCGTCCCGGAAAGAAGGATCTTCCGAATATCCTGCTGTTTGCGGTCGATTCCCTGGGATGGCAGGATACGTCCGTTCCTTTTTCCTGTTGTGACGGATTGCCGGAGGCAATGCCGTTGAACTCTTTTTACAACACACCCGGCATGGAACTGCTGGCTCAGCATGGAGTCAGGATGACTCATGCCTACGGAGCCTGCGATGAACGGAGCGGAGTTGTTTCCCTGATGTCGGGATTGGATCCTGCCCGCTTCACCGGGCTTTCCCCCGATACGGAGATCGTCTTGCAGAATATGTGTTCCCCCGGTGGAAAAACAGATGCCGTCCGCATGGCGGATCTGGCTCATTTGATGAAAAAAGGAGGATACAGGACAATTGTTTCCGGCAGTACGGAGGAAGAAAAGCAACATGGTTTCGATGTTCGGAGATCGACAGAGGACGAATCCGGTCTGCATGAGGAAATCGGACGTGCCGTTCATGAAGGGATCCCGTTCTTTGCCTGTGTAAGACGCAATGTCCATTCCATGATGGGATCGTCCGTTCGTCATGAAGGATCTCTCCCGGAATTGGAAGAAAATATCAAGGTGGAGGGAGATGCCTTGCTCCGTTATGCTTCGTCTGTCGAGACAATGGATGCCTCTTTGAGAGGCTTGCTCCAGTGTCTGGAAGATCTTGGAGCCGCCGGACGCACGCTCGTTTTGTTCGTTCCTCTGAGCGGAGGCGATTCCCCCATTCAGAAAAGTCTGGCAGGCAATGTCTCCTGGGTGGAGGAGGTTGGGGCGGTTGCTCCTTTGCGGGGCAGGAAGTATTCCCGCTATGAAGGAGGAGGGCGCGTTCCCATGATAGTCTCCTGGGCGGAACCCGATCCGCAGGAACCGTGCCAGCAAGCCTTGCCAATTGTACCGGATTCTGTTCAGGAGGCTATTGTTTCCGTTCAGGACATTCTGCCGACGCTGGCTGCCGTGGCGGGAGTGAAAGTCCATGAACGTGTAGATGGCTACAATATTGCCGATTACCTTTCCGGTGCTTCCGAAGGGGAACGCCCCCAATGGATTGTCCGGCATTTCCCGTTTTCCCACCCCTACGGAAGATTTTATACATCGTTAAGGATCAGGGAATGGAAGGTTATTTACAATTATTATGACGACTATGCAGAGACGGGAAATCCCGCCTGGCAGTTGTTCAACCTGAAGACCGATCCTTCCGAAAGCCGTAATCTGGCGGACGACCCGTCCTGTACGAAATTGCTGTCCGTAATGTCGGGCAAGCTGGCAGCCTACTTGGAGTGCATTCATGCGCCTCATCCTTTTTTGACGGATCCCGAATCTCCCCGTGTAAACGGTCGCCGTACCGTTACGGGAACGGCCGTGATCCGTTTTCCGGGCGATACCGGGGCAGGGGTGCAAGCCGGATGA
- a CDS encoding 3-phosphoglycerate dehydrogenase family protein, translated as MKKVLIPTKLAGVAASMLQTAGYEVVQDADTPLAEQVKQHPDAVAVIVRSEKVTPEIMDSLSSLKLVIRAGAGYDNIDIVYARKKDIDVMNTPGANSNAVAEEVIAMVLAHFRHIVQGDLTTRQGLWEKKNMMGTELTRKTVGIVGLGNIGRSLVKRLQGFEPTLLGYDHFLAKQRALIIGVTPVSLEELFSQSDIVTLHVPGGPATKNMVGKEFLSLMKDGSVIVNCSRYGVVDEEALVAIRATGKKIAYLTDVHPQDAPGDKPSAAVADLILPHLGANTKEANLTAARRSAEQLIAYFDEGDTSCVVNAEFPSGLNPAHLRLSMMLGTLARKAGGEQAIRRIDCTFYGDLKLFRKWFTPHILEGALPNAEKGLMPAAADQSFKEHGIVFKAREPKDDVPYGDSITLDFMTEGHGGESVCTSVRGLVAEGVPMVSRLGNFNGLYFDLRGHSIFFRYADRPGVIACIASVLSDNGINIDNIVAPGDSVSGEALAVLKTNKPVADDLLKMIASAIEARMAFSVDF; from the coding sequence ATGAAAAAGGTACTTATTCCTACAAAGTTGGCCGGAGTAGCCGCATCCATGCTTCAAACTGCCGGATATGAAGTTGTGCAGGACGCCGATACTCCGCTCGCCGAGCAGGTGAAACAGCATCCCGATGCTGTCGCCGTGATTGTCCGCAGTGAAAAGGTGACGCCTGAAATTATGGACTCCCTCTCTTCCTTGAAGCTTGTGATCCGGGCCGGAGCCGGCTACGACAACATTGATATTGTCTATGCCCGCAAGAAAGACATCGATGTGATGAATACGCCGGGTGCCAACTCCAATGCCGTTGCCGAAGAGGTCATAGCCATGGTGCTTGCCCACTTCCGGCACATCGTGCAGGGAGACCTGACGACTCGCCAGGGACTTTGGGAAAAGAAGAATATGATGGGAACCGAATTGACTCGCAAGACAGTCGGCATTGTCGGCCTGGGCAATATCGGTCGTTCTCTTGTGAAGCGGTTGCAAGGCTTTGAACCGACTCTGCTGGGGTACGACCACTTCCTGGCCAAGCAGCGAGCCTTGATCATAGGGGTGACCCCCGTTTCCCTGGAGGAACTTTTTTCCCAGTCCGATATCGTGACTCTCCACGTGCCCGGCGGTCCCGCTACCAAAAACATGGTCGGGAAAGAATTCCTGAGCCTGATGAAAGATGGTTCCGTCATCGTGAACTGTTCCCGTTACGGTGTGGTAGATGAAGAAGCCCTGGTCGCCATTCGCGCAACGGGTAAAAAAATTGCTTATTTGACGGATGTCCACCCCCAGGATGCTCCAGGCGACAAGCCGTCTGCGGCCGTGGCGGATTTGATCCTGCCTCACTTGGGAGCCAACACGAAAGAAGCCAACTTGACCGCGGCACGTCGTTCCGCCGAGCAGTTGATTGCCTATTTCGATGAAGGGGACACCTCCTGCGTCGTCAATGCCGAATTCCCGTCTGGACTCAATCCCGCCCATCTCCGGCTCTCCATGATGCTGGGAACGCTGGCTCGCAAGGCTGGGGGTGAACAGGCCATCCGACGTATCGACTGCACATTCTATGGTGATTTGAAACTGTTCCGCAAATGGTTTACTCCCCACATTCTGGAAGGGGCTTTGCCCAATGCGGAAAAAGGATTGATGCCTGCCGCTGCCGATCAGTCGTTCAAAGAACACGGTATCGTTTTCAAGGCTCGCGAACCCAAGGACGATGTCCCTTACGGAGATTCCATCACTCTGGATTTCATGACCGAAGGTCACGGAGGCGAATCCGTATGTACAAGTGTCCGCGGGCTTGTGGCGGAAGGCGTTCCCATGGTGTCGCGCCTCGGTAATTTCAACGGCCTGTATTTTGACCTGCGCGGTCATTCCATCTTTTTCCGCTATGCGGACAGACCGGGGGTTATTGCCTGCATTGCCTCCGTTTTGTCGGACAACGGGATCAATATTGACAATATTGTCGCTCCCGGCGACAGCGTATCCGGAGAAGCTCTGGCCGTCTTGAAGACAAACAAGCCTGTTGCCGACGATTTGCTGAAGATGATTGCCTCGGCAATCGAAGCAAGAATGGCATTTTCTGTGGATTTCTGA
- a CDS encoding AAA family ATPase, protein MIRELVVEGFTVFPDKEKFEFVPGINVVVGGNDSGKSHLLKLCYSLAKWSSGGGRKSLPDKWAEELRLRNDLMRVFSSRNLSGLTALNRGNDHAGVFASMIGDGVPDRMGDIRFRFCSTEEEEGLHIDEMPKRFLNNPVVFLTAREVFAIFPSFVQLGAKFPEVLDGACWDLCRALEIPMKLSPDDVALGRVLGRIQKILSGNVIFQDGRFYLSRPGQQAMEMSLVAEGFKRLGVLDCLIRNGTVNKGSILFWDEPEMNLNSFHLPLLVKVLTGLAKAGVQVVLSSHSLFLLRELMIQLSERRNEQVPRRFFGLNVPHENRLGVRVNSGNSLEDIGPIESLEAEIEQADRYLKLV, encoded by the coding sequence ATGATTCGAGAACTGGTCGTTGAGGGATTCACTGTTTTTCCGGACAAGGAAAAATTTGAATTCGTTCCGGGAATCAACGTAGTGGTCGGGGGGAATGATTCAGGGAAGAGCCATTTGTTGAAGTTGTGTTATTCCCTGGCAAAGTGGAGTTCCGGCGGTGGCCGCAAATCCCTGCCTGACAAATGGGCGGAGGAATTGCGGCTGAGAAACGATTTGATGCGCGTGTTTTCATCCCGCAATTTATCCGGCTTGACCGCTCTGAATCGAGGAAATGACCATGCCGGCGTGTTTGCCTCGATGATTGGCGATGGAGTTCCGGATCGGATGGGAGACATCCGGTTCCGTTTTTGTTCGACGGAGGAGGAAGAGGGGCTGCACATTGACGAGATGCCGAAAAGGTTCCTGAACAATCCGGTCGTTTTCCTGACGGCTCGCGAGGTGTTCGCCATTTTCCCGAGTTTTGTCCAGTTGGGGGCCAAATTCCCAGAGGTGCTGGACGGAGCATGCTGGGATTTATGCCGGGCTTTGGAAATTCCGATGAAACTGTCGCCTGACGATGTGGCACTGGGAAGAGTGCTGGGAAGAATCCAAAAGATCCTGTCCGGCAATGTCATTTTTCAGGACGGAAGATTTTATTTGTCGCGTCCGGGACAGCAGGCTATGGAAATGAGCTTGGTCGCGGAAGGGTTCAAACGTCTTGGCGTGCTGGATTGTCTGATTAGGAACGGTACTGTAAACAAGGGTTCCATCCTGTTCTGGGATGAACCGGAGATGAATCTCAATTCATTCCATTTGCCTTTGCTTGTCAAAGTTTTGACAGGATTGGCGAAAGCCGGTGTCCAAGTAGTGCTTTCATCCCACAGCCTGTTTTTGCTAAGGGAGCTGATGATTCAACTCTCCGAACGGCGCAACGAGCAAGTCCCCCGTAGGTTTTTCGGACTCAATGTTCCCCATGAAAATCGGCTTGGCGTTCGCGTTAACAGCGGCAATTCCTTGGAGGATATCGGCCCTATCGAGTCGCTGGAGGCGGAAATTGAACAGGCCGACCGTTATCTGAAGCTTGTATGA